GATTAAAATGTTAATATTTTTACTGATCGTCCCATCTTTTTCGTACAGCACATCTCCCATCTCAGATCCAAACTCTTTGTATAAATATCTCAGTAACAGTTTGATATTGGAAATGTCCTTTGCATCTATTTCAATGAACGGAACTCTAGCAACCTGTCTAATATTAGCATAGAACTTTACTCGCAAATGTGCCACACCTCCCCATAGTTTTTTCTTTAATCAATAATATTGGCCGGGCCATTATAAATAATGGCCCGGCTTCCTTTTAATCTACTTTAGGGCATCTACCCCTGCATCAGCACACTCTTTATCCTGATCAGCTGTTCCCCCGCTTATGCCTAGCGCTCCAATTAATTTATTTCTTACATATATAGGTTCTCCCCCGCCAAAAGTGATTAGGCGCTGGTTATTGCTAAAGTGAATACTATAAAGAGAACCGTTGGGCCGGCATTCATCAGCAATAGTGGCAGTTGATATACCCCAAGCAGATGCTGTGTATGCCTTGTTAATCGCCACGTCAATACTACCCCATGGGGCTCCATCCATTCTTTTCACTTCTACAATATGTCCGTTTGATTCAACCACTGCCGCTACTATTTTGATGCCAAGTTCCTGTGCCTTGACATGAGCAGCCTTGATTACTTCTTCCGCTTGATTCAAAGTTATATCCATTTTTTTCTCTCTTTCTTTAAACTATCCTATCCAAATCTTTAAACGGAACATCCCATACAACATTATGGGGAGGCAAAGGTTCATTTACTATAAACTCTGGTGGCCGGTTAATTACTATACCAGCCCGGCGGTTAAATTCCCGTTCAGAGGCAATCATATTATCACCCAGTTGGAAAATCGTTTCTGCAGTAAAGTCCGATCCATACACTGCATTAACCATTTTCACAACCCCCTCTAAACAGCTGGGGTCGGGAAACGTGGCATAAGTAGCCATAACGCAAATCCCCAGGCAGTCAAAAGTTCCAGCATAATTTTGGTATGCTAAAGATACATCAACTTTTCCATCGGTTGTTAAAGGATCTAAATCCAATCCCAATTTCAAAACTTCTGCTGATACAACGTAACCAGCATTATGATCGGCACCTTGAGGAGTAGTAACATAAGTTACTCCTTGTCCTTTAGAAGCTCTGGGATCATAGC
This region of Pelotomaculum schinkii genomic DNA includes:
- a CDS encoding GlcG/HbpS family heme-binding protein; this encodes MDITLNQAEEVIKAAHVKAQELGIKIVAAVVESNGHIVEVKRMDGAPWGSIDVAINKAYTASAWGISTATIADECRPNGSLYSIHFSNNQRLITFGGGEPIYVRNKLIGALGISGGTADQDKECADAGVDALK